The proteins below come from a single Triticum aestivum cultivar Chinese Spring chromosome 5D, IWGSC CS RefSeq v2.1, whole genome shotgun sequence genomic window:
- the LOC123122583 gene encoding protein PEROXIN-4: MQASRARLFKEYKEVQREKSADPDIQLICDDSNIFKWTAVIKGPSETPFEGGVFQLAFSIPEQYPLLPPQVRFITKIFHPNVHFKTGEICLDILKNAWSPAWTLQSVCRAIIALMAHPEADSPLNCDSGNLLRSGDIRGYQSMARMYTRLAAMPKKE; the protein is encoded by the exons ATGCAG GCATCTAGAGCTAGGCTCTTCAAGGAGTACAAGGAGGTGCAGCGAGAAAAGTCAGCCGACCCAGATATCCAATTAATCTGTGATGATTCAAATATATTCAAATGGACTGCTGTAATCAAG GGCCCATCGGAGACACCTTTTGAAGGTGGCGTATTTCAACTTGCATTCTCAATTCCCGAGCAGTATCCTCTACTGCCTCCGCAAGTCCGCTTCATCACCAAAATTTTCCACCCAAATGTTCACTTCAAG ACTGGTGAAATATGCCTGGATATATTGAAGAATGCATGGAGCCCTGCGTGGACCCTACAATCTGTTTGCAGAGCCATTATTGCGTTGATGGCCCATCCGGAAGCAGACAGCCCACTTAACTGCGACTCAG GCAATCTTCTCCGCTCGGGCGACATCAGAGGCTACCAGTCCATGGCGCGGATGTACACCAGGCTAGctgccatgccaaagaaagagtga